In the genome of Plasmodium yoelii strain 17X genome assembly, chromosome: 14, one region contains:
- a CDS encoding pre-mRNA-splicing regulator, putative, translating to MSQENPYAIINDETNDCAEDNLNEYLNEFKKREHVYLACISSLEKEICQFHTYLNEWRSMHMYEDEDGKSSKDIININSLRNILIDPSINLEIKELRQKIYEITRKCNIAEEKLQGCTFDAQATAGQRLISKCKKLQDENYELGKTLEENTLQPISIQIINLKQQISFYKNELKALKELNVDIDEDNELLSQQLADLTKKYTKIAEQNNKLEKKNTRLNKYINKLKSKLNKSDLPIEENGNYKKGQTYEEDYRSHDENIINHNSPSDNRENDSNYGKDYNKDNYKGEYNDDEYSSTNIRNKKHRIHKYNDVGSHRGMSEPYNSRERADMHNMYGHDEDYEMNESNYRDRKHSGDEEDYTYENDDNYRKRNSYDSRERKYRKTDRSHHRDKKYDKYKIKSKEKSRKDKTRDRDRDRDRDKDRDKDRDKDRGRDKDRDRDRDRDRDRDRDRDKDRDRNREKTKEKEKEKEKDKDKDKMKNKYKSKTKEKTKGKGKRDSDYDNSNYSESKKKNIKDRDSNDHRDFSRTDKADHSNMPKNDDTNDKNSEHDRYVYLYK from the exons atgtctCAAGAAAACCCTTATGCAATTATTAATGATGAAACAAATGATTGTGCAGaagataatttaaatgaGTATCTTAATGAGTTtaag AAAAGAGAGCATGTGTACCTTGCATGTATATCTTCCCTGGAAAAGGAAATATGTCAGTTCCATACATATTTGAATGAATGGAGAAGTATGCATATGTATGAAGATGAAGATGGGAAGTCATcaaaagatataataaatataaattctctgagaaatatattaattgatccatctataaatttagaaataaaagaattgCGACAAAAAATCTACGAAATAACAAGAAAATGTAATATAGCCGAAGAAAAATTACAAGGATGCACATTTGATGCTCAAGCAACAGCAGGTCAAAGACTTATTAGTAAATGTAAAAAGTTGCAAgatgaaaattatgaattaGGTAAAACATTAGAAGAAAATACATTACAACCAATAtcaatacaaataataaatttaaaacaacaaatatctttttataaaaatgaattaaaagcATTAAAGGAATTAAATGTAGATATCGATGAAGATAATGAATTATTAAGTCAACAATTAGCagatttaacaaaaaaatatacaaaaattgctgaacaaaataataaattagaaaaaaaaaatacaagattaaataaatatattaataaattaaagtcaaaattaaataaatctgATTTACCAATTGAAGAAAATggtaattataaaaaaggtCAAACTTATGAAGAAGATTATCGTAGTCATGATGAAAATATCATAAATCATAATAGTCCCAGTGATAATCGTGAAAATGACAGTAATTATGGAAAGGAttataataaagataattATAAGGGAGAATATAATGATGATGAATATTCATCTACAAATATACGAAACAAAAAACATCGAATCCACAAATATAATGACGTAGGATCTCATAGAGGAATGTCTGAACCATATAACTCACGTGAAAGAGCAGACATGCATAATATGTACGGACATGATGAAGATTATGAAATGAATGAATCAAATTATAGAGACAGAAAACATAGTGGTGATGAAGAAGACTATACATATGAGAATGATGATAATTATAGAAAGCGAAACTCATATGATAGCAGAGAACGGAAGTACAGGAAAACGGATCGAAGTCATCACAGAGATAAGAAATATGATaagtataaaataaagaGCAAAGAAAAAAGCAGAAAAGATAAGACCCGAGATAGAGATAGAGATAGGGATAGAGATAAGGATAGAGATAAGGATAGAGATAAGGATAGAGGTAGGGATAAAGATAGAGATAGGGATAGAGATCGGGATCGAGATAGAGATAGGGATAGAGATAAGGATAGAGATCGAAATAgagaaaaaacaaaagagAAAgagaaagaaaaagaaaaggataaagataaagataaaatgaaaaataaatacaaaagtAAAACcaaagaaaaaacaaaaggAAAAGGTAAACGAGATAgtgattatgataatagtAATTATTCTgaatcgaaaaaaaaaaatataaaagatcGTGATAGTAATGATCATAGAGATTTTTCGAGAACAGACAAAGCGGATCATTCAAACATGCCAAAAAACGATGACACTAATGACAAAAACAGTGAACACGATAGATATgtgtatttatataaataa